The region TAGCCCGTAGGCACTTCGGATTAAATAGATCTACACTGCCCCGGGTGAAAATGACCCCACTAGCCGCTGCCGCTGCTGCGGTACGGACTAGGGTCCCTGCATTTCCGGGGTCAGCTACTTGATCTGCCACCAAAATCAAAGGATTGGCATCCAGGCAGCACGTCAAGTCGTGATCAAATGCGCCCACCACGCTCACAATACCTTGGGGATGTTGAGTATCTGCTATGTCCTTCAATAGGTCATCGGAAACAACATAGCAAGGGCAGCGTTCCTGAAGCTGTCCACTCAGTTGTTCATATTCGGAATCCGTCCAGAATGTCTCGGTGCCTAGGGCCCAGTAGAACTGAAGGTTACCAGCCAGCAAGGCGTCGCTAACGAGTCGCACTCCCTCTAGAAGCACCTTTTCTTCCTTAAGGCGCCCCTTCCGCGTCCTCAAAAGACGGGTCGATTTGACCACACGATTCTGCCGGCTAGTAATCCGATCCATAGATTCAGTTGTCCAAACTCTTCTTGGCTATGGCTACCAA is a window of Limnochordia bacterium DNA encoding:
- a CDS encoding RNA methyltransferase; the protein is MDRITSRQNRVVKSTRLLRTRKGRLKEEKVLLEGVRLVSDALLAGNLQFYWALGTETFWTDSEYEQLSGQLQERCPCYVVSDDLLKDIADTQHPQGIVSVVGAFDHDLTCCLDANPLILVADQVADPGNAGTLVRTAAAAAASGVIFTRGSVDLFNPKCLRASMGAVFRVPVCQEVFPEQLVGFLRKNGVRLYGAAGQADLDYTQADFSNGMALAVGSEAFGLSPALEEAIEERLAIPMANGVESLNVGVAAGVLLYEAHRQRYCKA